One genomic region from Fervidobacterium gondwanense DSM 13020 encodes:
- the cheC gene encoding CheY-P phosphatase CheC, protein MLEKLTDVQLDAIKEVGNIGTGNAATALSMMLDKKVDISVPQVKVVPISKIPFLFEKPEEVVCSVKMELREDMTGEILLIFEPNTVKIIAKALTGVEVNDVTELDEFTSSMLKEIGNIMCGSYVTALAGFTNLFINPEPPELTIDMISAIISEISIPLAMAGEESIMLIETLIEIEGIEQKLQGYLLLVPSVESLEKLLKALGM, encoded by the coding sequence ATGCTTGAAAAGCTTACAGACGTTCAGTTAGACGCGATAAAAGAAGTTGGAAACATAGGAACAGGTAATGCAGCAACTGCACTCTCAATGATGCTTGATAAAAAGGTGGACATTTCGGTTCCTCAGGTAAAAGTTGTCCCTATTTCTAAGATACCTTTTTTGTTTGAGAAACCTGAGGAAGTTGTTTGTTCAGTAAAGATGGAACTTAGAGAGGATATGACGGGTGAGATCCTCTTAATTTTTGAACCCAACACAGTTAAGATTATAGCAAAAGCATTAACAGGTGTAGAAGTTAATGATGTCACCGAACTTGATGAATTTACATCTTCAATGCTCAAAGAAATAGGAAATATAATGTGCGGTTCATATGTAACTGCACTGGCAGGTTTTACAAACCTTTTCATAAATCCAGAACCACCAGAATTAACCATAGATATGATAAGCGCCATAATATCAGAAATTTCAATTCCATTAGCGATGGCAGGTGAGGAAAGCATAATGCTCATTGAGACGCTCATAGAGATAGAAGGCATAGAACAAAAGCTGCAGGGATATCTGCTCTTAGTTCCATCCGTGGAGTCATTGGAAAAGCTCCTTAAAGCCTTAGGGATGTGA
- the cheD gene encoding chemoreceptor glutamine deamidase/glutamate methylesterase CheD: MKKKVIIGIGEWAVEKNPAVLVTLGLGSCVGVCIRDPVAKVGGMVHVMLPESGGKPTNTPGKFADTGIDLVIEEMVKMGASRGRLEAKIAGGASMFQSAMDIGARNTQAVRNALQRNGVRILAEDTGGNKARSIEYDIESGKLLVRKVKTGDAVEVIEI; the protein is encoded by the coding sequence ATGAAGAAAAAGGTTATAATAGGAATAGGCGAATGGGCTGTTGAAAAGAATCCCGCAGTTTTGGTAACACTCGGCTTGGGTTCTTGCGTTGGCGTGTGTATTAGAGACCCAGTGGCTAAGGTAGGAGGAATGGTTCATGTAATGCTACCTGAAAGTGGCGGTAAACCTACGAATACACCTGGCAAGTTTGCTGATACCGGTATAGATTTGGTCATTGAAGAGATGGTAAAGATGGGAGCAAGTAGGGGTAGACTTGAGGCTAAGATTGCTGGTGGAGCCTCGATGTTTCAGTCTGCTATGGACATAGGTGCAAGAAACACCCAGGCTGTGAGAAATGCGCTTCAAAGAAATGGTGTAAGGATTTTAGCTGAGGATACAGGCGGTAATAAAGCTAGGAGCATTGAATATGATATTGAAAGTGGGAAGTTACTTGTTAGAAAAGTTAAAACAGGTGATGCTGTGGAGGTTATAGAAATTTGA
- a CDS encoding FliA/WhiG family RNA polymerase sigma factor, with product MIVNKESIIREFLPLIGKMAKDLKVNLPRNVEIDDLIQEGVIALLQAVEKYDPRHGATFKTYVYNRIKGAMIDYLRKLDYLPKNVRQDIKRLDKALSEFYVQHQRLPKYEELAEILNMSVEDIQQIYNELMLKQYMNIDEYLFEVQENSHINFDISSDEDVREQAWKSILYEQLILAINKLDEREQLILSLRFEHELSLKEIAEILGVSESRVSQLLSAILSKLRASIEAERE from the coding sequence TTGATTGTTAATAAAGAATCAATAATAAGAGAATTCTTGCCTTTAATCGGAAAGATGGCTAAGGATCTAAAAGTTAATCTTCCACGTAATGTTGAAATTGATGATTTAATTCAGGAGGGTGTAATTGCCCTCTTGCAAGCTGTGGAAAAATACGACCCAAGACATGGAGCAACATTTAAGACATATGTCTATAATAGAATAAAAGGTGCAATGATAGACTATTTGAGAAAATTAGATTATCTCCCGAAGAATGTCAGACAGGATATCAAAAGGTTGGACAAGGCACTTTCAGAATTTTACGTACAACACCAGCGACTCCCAAAATATGAGGAATTAGCTGAGATCCTTAACATGAGTGTAGAAGATATCCAGCAAATTTATAATGAACTGATGTTGAAGCAGTACATGAATATTGATGAATATCTTTTTGAAGTTCAAGAAAATTCACATATTAACTTTGATATATCATCAGACGAAGATGTTAGAGAACAGGCATGGAAATCTATACTTTATGAACAACTAATTTTGGCGATAAATAAATTAGATGAAAGAGAGCAACTTATACTTAGCCTAAGATTTGAACATGAGCTTTCACTTAAAGAAATTGCTGAAATTCTTGGTGTAAGCGAATCAAGGGTTTCTCAATTATTAAGTGCGATACTCTCGAAGCTTCGAGCTTCTATTGAAGCAGAGAGGGAGTGA
- the rsxC gene encoding electron transport complex subunit RsxC — MKLLTFKGGVHPPERKLTEHEKIQKAPLPEKVVVMMAQHAGAPAKPVVQTGQQVRTGQVIGEPQGPISAYVHSPVTGTVVSVTKINSAVHGMAVEAVTIEVTGEDEWELLPKLDWAKASKEELVERIKQAGIVGLGGAMFPTHVKLNPPKPVDTLIINGAECEPYLTIDHRVMLEMSEDILLGIEITKKILGVKDVYIGIESNKKDAIEKLEREWNGKVKVAPLKTKYPQGAEKQLIKAITGKEVPSGGLPSDVGVVVQNVSTMIAIKEAVIDGKPLIERGLTLTGEGVKQRGNWWVRIGTPISWIIEKLGGGLVEGYEQIKVLMGGPMMGIPVPNFDTPILKGNNGITIILEQERRSTNCIRCSYCVHVCPMNLQPYLLDLMARKKKYDEAAAIGLLDCIECGSCTYICPANVEHVKSIKLAKKVYRTLRGGKK; from the coding sequence GTGAAGTTGCTCACGTTTAAGGGAGGAGTGCATCCACCCGAGAGGAAATTAACAGAGCACGAAAAAATTCAGAAAGCCCCATTGCCGGAGAAGGTTGTAGTCATGATGGCTCAGCACGCAGGTGCACCTGCAAAGCCAGTTGTTCAAACTGGGCAGCAAGTCAGGACCGGGCAAGTTATCGGTGAACCACAAGGTCCTATATCAGCCTATGTTCATTCGCCTGTGACTGGAACCGTTGTTAGTGTTACAAAAATTAACAGCGCTGTTCACGGCATGGCTGTCGAAGCTGTTACAATCGAGGTAACAGGTGAAGACGAATGGGAACTGTTACCAAAGTTGGATTGGGCCAAAGCTTCTAAGGAAGAGCTTGTTGAAAGAATCAAACAGGCGGGGATAGTTGGTTTGGGTGGTGCAATGTTCCCAACTCATGTAAAGTTGAATCCACCGAAACCCGTGGACACTCTGATAATCAATGGTGCAGAGTGTGAACCGTATCTCACGATAGACCATCGAGTAATGCTTGAAATGAGTGAGGATATACTCTTAGGTATAGAAATTACAAAGAAGATACTCGGGGTAAAAGATGTTTATATTGGAATTGAAAGTAATAAGAAAGATGCCATTGAAAAACTTGAAAGAGAATGGAATGGCAAGGTAAAAGTTGCACCACTCAAAACAAAATATCCTCAGGGTGCAGAAAAACAACTGATAAAAGCTATCACGGGAAAGGAAGTTCCAAGCGGGGGACTACCATCCGATGTTGGGGTTGTTGTGCAAAACGTTAGTACAATGATAGCCATAAAAGAAGCTGTTATCGACGGGAAGCCACTGATAGAAAGAGGATTAACACTAACCGGTGAAGGTGTAAAGCAAAGAGGTAATTGGTGGGTAAGGATAGGTACACCAATATCTTGGATTATAGAAAAGCTTGGCGGTGGTTTAGTCGAAGGTTATGAACAAATAAAGGTATTGATGGGTGGACCCATGATGGGAATACCTGTTCCAAATTTTGATACTCCGATTCTCAAAGGAAATAATGGTATCACCATTATACTTGAGCAAGAAAGAAGGAGCACTAATTGCATTAGATGTTCCTATTGTGTTCATGTCTGTCCGATGAATTTGCAACCATACCTTTTGGATTTGATGGCAAGAAAGAAAAAATATGACGAAGCCGCTGCTATAGGTCTTCTCGACTGTATCGAGTGTGGCTCATGCACTTACATCTGTCCAGCTAACGTAGAGCACGTTAAATCCATAAAATTGGCGAAGAAGGTATATCGCACACTGAGAGGTGGTAAAAAATGA
- a CDS encoding RnfABCDGE type electron transport complex subunit D: MKLSTSSAPHVRTKDSTSKIMLDVIVALVPAVIAGTYFFGLYALVLSIIGMVSAELIELFIMRVLRKDKSFVPNGSAAVTGLLLALNVSAATPWWVLVIGVVFAIAIVKHAFGGLGQNIFNPALAARVFLLVSFPTAMTTWYKPINSFAGWYTDAQTTATPLAILKLQGFSKVMENTNYLDLAFGNIGGCIGETSAILLFIGFLYLLFRGRIKVIVPATYIGTVLLVASIFYSINPERFGSPTFHLLAGGLMLGALFMATDMVTSPMTLKGQAIFGVGCGVLTMLIRYLGGYPEGVSLSILLMNSLVPIIDRHTQPKIFGRGKA; this comes from the coding sequence ATGAAACTATCCACGAGCTCAGCACCTCACGTCAGAACCAAAGACTCAACAAGCAAGATAATGTTGGACGTGATAGTAGCCTTGGTCCCGGCCGTTATAGCAGGTACTTACTTTTTCGGGCTTTACGCTTTGGTTCTTTCCATCATAGGAATGGTGAGCGCTGAATTAATTGAGTTATTTATTATGAGAGTATTGAGGAAAGATAAGAGTTTTGTTCCGAATGGTAGCGCGGCAGTAACAGGTTTGCTTCTCGCACTAAACGTAAGTGCCGCGACTCCTTGGTGGGTACTGGTCATAGGAGTTGTCTTTGCTATTGCCATAGTCAAACACGCTTTCGGAGGATTGGGTCAAAATATATTCAATCCAGCGCTTGCCGCAAGGGTGTTCCTATTGGTTTCTTTCCCAACAGCAATGACCACATGGTATAAACCAATTAATTCGTTTGCTGGATGGTATACTGATGCTCAGACAACTGCTACACCACTCGCAATACTTAAACTTCAGGGATTTAGCAAGGTTATGGAGAACACGAATTATTTAGATCTTGCTTTCGGAAACATAGGCGGTTGTATTGGTGAGACAAGCGCAATACTGCTATTTATTGGCTTTTTGTATTTGCTTTTCAGAGGAAGGATAAAAGTGATAGTTCCAGCAACATATATAGGCACTGTTTTGCTGGTCGCCTCGATTTTCTATTCGATAAATCCGGAAAGGTTCGGCTCACCCACTTTTCATCTCTTAGCTGGTGGTCTGATGCTTGGTGCTCTCTTTATGGCAACTGACATGGTAACATCTCCAATGACTTTGAAAGGGCAAGCCATATTTGGTGTTGGCTGTGGAGTACTAACGATGCTTATTAGATACTTAGGTGGTTATCCTGAAGGTGTGTCACTCTCCATACTGCTGATGAACAGTTTAGTCCCGATAATTGACAGGCACACCCAGCCAAAGATATTTGGGAGGGGAAAAGCATGA
- a CDS encoding RnfABCDGE type electron transport complex subunit G, giving the protein MNNKNNESKKAMWKLSITLMIYTLIAGIALALVYQYTQTRIAEAELANVIKSMEYLLTDETGNPIVSPEEIKKLVIEKRNEMGKVIYQDDIGTVISPVYEFETSGQKYYILSGYAVGYGGNVVTMAAFKYDRNELSLSSIKVLDYSQETPGLGAKISEESIQKRFFPIPEEGLKAGLKVDKDAGKQSVDPDEAKLEGVVKVSDVMTGATITPRAVVNSLNTMYKFLREKELGGEQ; this is encoded by the coding sequence ATGAATAACAAGAATAATGAAAGCAAGAAGGCAATGTGGAAACTTAGCATTACTCTCATGATTTATACACTTATTGCTGGAATCGCTCTTGCGCTTGTTTACCAGTACACGCAGACAAGGATAGCTGAAGCTGAGTTAGCTAATGTTATAAAGTCGATGGAGTATTTACTTACAGACGAAACTGGTAATCCAATAGTAAGTCCAGAAGAGATTAAAAAGCTTGTGATTGAAAAGAGGAACGAAATGGGTAAGGTAATATATCAAGATGATATAGGTACAGTAATCTCTCCCGTGTACGAATTCGAAACTTCAGGTCAGAAATATTACATTCTCAGTGGTTACGCTGTTGGTTATGGTGGGAATGTCGTTACAATGGCAGCATTCAAATATGATAGGAACGAGCTATCACTAAGTTCGATAAAAGTCCTTGACTATTCGCAAGAGACACCAGGACTTGGTGCTAAGATCTCCGAAGAGAGCATCCAAAAAAGATTTTTCCCAATTCCAGAAGAGGGACTGAAAGCTGGGTTAAAGGTGGATAAAGATGCAGGTAAACAATCTGTAGACCCTGATGAAGCAAAACTTGAAGGTGTAGTAAAAGTGTCAGATGTCATGACTGGTGCGACGATCACACCGAGGGCTGTTGTGAATTCTCTGAATACAATGTATAAATTCTTGAGAGAAAAAGAATTAGGAGGTGAACAGTGA
- the rsxE gene encoding electron transport complex subunit RsxE, giving the protein MASKLSEFTKGIIKDNPTYVQVLGMCPTLATTTSAKNGFGMGIAATVVLVMSNVVISAIRKTVPDKIRIPIFITVIATFVTIVDLLMHAFTYELWKTLGLFIPLIVVNCIIMGRAEAYASKHGVVDSLLDGLGMGVGFTLSLTLLGSIRELLGNGTIFDVEIWGKAFNMFVMILPPGAYLTLGLLAALFAAISINNQERAKKKAQQEAQKAQPAQKAGESK; this is encoded by the coding sequence ATGGCCTCCAAGCTCTCAGAGTTCACGAAAGGTATAATAAAAGATAACCCAACGTATGTTCAAGTTCTCGGCATGTGTCCTACGCTTGCTACGACTACAAGCGCCAAGAATGGTTTTGGTATGGGAATTGCTGCGACGGTAGTTCTCGTGATGTCAAATGTTGTTATATCAGCCATACGGAAAACAGTTCCTGATAAGATACGAATCCCGATATTTATAACTGTAATTGCTACATTCGTTACGATAGTAGACCTCTTGATGCATGCATTTACGTACGAGCTGTGGAAAACGCTTGGATTATTCATTCCGCTTATTGTTGTCAACTGTATAATAATGGGACGTGCGGAAGCTTACGCTTCAAAGCACGGTGTTGTAGATTCATTACTGGATGGTCTTGGCATGGGGGTTGGATTTACATTGAGTTTAACATTGCTTGGAAGCATTAGAGAATTGCTCGGAAATGGTACAATTTTCGATGTAGAAATATGGGGAAAGGCGTTCAATATGTTTGTTATGATACTTCCACCTGGGGCGTATCTCACACTCGGTTTGCTTGCAGCTCTCTTTGCGGCAATATCTATAAACAACCAAGAAAGGGCAAAGAAAAAAGCACAACAGGAAGCACAAAAAGCGCAACCCGCACAGAAGGCTGGTGAATCGAAATGA
- a CDS encoding electron transport complex protein RnfA, with translation MKLFLILLSAMLVNNYVFVRFLGICPFLGVSRKTSTALGMGFAVIFVLVMSSAISWSLDLLLIRLHLEFLRTIVFILVIATFVQFVEAFLKKNNPTLYEALGIYLPLITTNCIILGIAIVNSLSKYNLLEAVFNALGAGIGFLIALLIFAGIREKLDLYDVPRPFLNLPISMITASLLSLAFMGFQGMIK, from the coding sequence ATGAAGTTGTTCCTTATATTATTGTCCGCAATGTTAGTTAACAATTATGTTTTTGTTAGATTCCTTGGTATATGTCCGTTCTTAGGTGTGTCACGAAAAACATCAACTGCGCTCGGTATGGGCTTTGCGGTGATTTTTGTTCTCGTAATGTCATCAGCAATTTCTTGGTCACTCGATTTGCTTCTAATAAGGCTTCACTTAGAATTTTTGAGAACAATAGTCTTCATATTAGTTATCGCGACTTTCGTACAATTTGTTGAGGCATTCTTGAAAAAGAATAACCCAACGCTCTACGAAGCTCTCGGTATTTATCTTCCTCTGATTACAACGAACTGTATAATACTCGGAATTGCGATTGTAAATAGCTTATCGAAGTATAACTTGTTAGAAGCTGTATTCAACGCCCTTGGTGCTGGCATTGGATTCCTGATAGCGCTGTTGATTTTCGCTGGTATAAGGGAAAAGCTTGACTTGTACGATGTGCCAAGACCATTTCTTAACCTGCCGATATCTATGATAACAGCCTCTCTTCTTTCCTTAGCGTTCATGGGATTCCAGGGCATGATTAAGTAA
- a CDS encoding polyribonucleotide nucleotidyltransferase yields the protein MSVKEWKKVLFGKEWTFQHGKVAKQSAGSIWARFGDSVVLATVNVSDNIVEGIDFVPLTVEFMEKFYAAGKIPGGFVKREGKPSESGILSSRLIDRPIRPLFPKRLRNEVQVIVTVLSVDPDCPADVLGISAASLTLNISKIPFDGIAAGVQVGYVDGEFIVFPTVEQLERSKIDIVVAGTKDAITMVEGEAKEVSEDEMLKALMVAHEAIKEIVAFQEEILKEFQIEKMPLPEPKYNVELVEKFAEYVDMNELEKRIFIRGKQERAEMADDYYESIVQKFFGDNNICEEEQEEYKIPLKEKYDELSKKLMRKIIIERGMRADGRGPKDIRPITCEVGLLPRTHGSSLFTRGETQSLGIVTLGSPAEEQIIDTLVEEGTKRFILHYNFPPFSTGEVKPLRGTSRREIGHGHLAERAVKAIIPSEDEFPYVIRVVSEILESNGSSSMATVCSASLALMDAGVPVKKHVAGVAMGLVLEGDKSVVLTDILGLEDHWGDMDFKVAGTNDGITAFQMDCKVSGVSEELLRTALYQAKEARMFILGKLYETISEPRKELSPYAPRISWFYIDPSRSGELIGPGGRIIKSIIKMFDVEIALDDESGKVTVSGVNAEKVNEAVEYIKNMFRDVNVGDVYDGKVTRVENYGIFVEIAPGKTGLTHASKLGNMKPNAFKVGDRIKVEVVSIDETGRFQLRRVE from the coding sequence ATGAGTGTGAAAGAATGGAAAAAGGTGCTTTTTGGTAAGGAATGGACATTCCAACACGGTAAAGTTGCTAAGCAGTCCGCTGGTTCTATTTGGGCGAGGTTTGGTGACAGTGTTGTTTTGGCAACCGTGAATGTTTCTGACAATATTGTTGAGGGTATCGACTTTGTTCCTTTAACCGTTGAGTTTATGGAGAAGTTCTATGCAGCAGGTAAGATACCTGGAGGTTTTGTTAAAAGAGAAGGGAAGCCTTCAGAAAGCGGAATCCTTTCTTCAAGGCTTATAGATAGACCTATTAGGCCACTCTTTCCAAAGAGACTAAGAAACGAAGTCCAAGTTATTGTAACTGTTCTATCGGTTGATCCTGATTGTCCAGCAGATGTACTTGGAATATCTGCCGCGTCTCTTACATTAAATATTTCAAAAATACCATTTGACGGTATTGCCGCCGGTGTCCAAGTTGGTTATGTCGATGGTGAGTTCATAGTCTTTCCGACAGTCGAACAACTTGAAAGAAGTAAGATAGATATCGTCGTTGCTGGAACTAAAGACGCTATCACAATGGTTGAAGGTGAAGCAAAAGAGGTAAGCGAGGACGAGATGCTCAAAGCACTAATGGTTGCGCATGAAGCAATCAAGGAAATTGTCGCGTTCCAAGAGGAAATTTTGAAAGAGTTCCAGATTGAGAAAATGCCTCTTCCAGAGCCCAAATACAACGTTGAGCTCGTTGAAAAATTCGCAGAATATGTAGATATGAACGAGCTTGAAAAGAGGATATTTATCCGTGGAAAACAGGAACGAGCTGAGATGGCTGATGACTACTATGAAAGTATAGTTCAAAAATTCTTTGGGGATAACAATATATGCGAAGAAGAGCAGGAAGAATATAAGATACCATTGAAAGAAAAGTATGATGAATTATCCAAGAAACTCATGAGAAAGATAATTATTGAACGTGGAATGAGGGCAGACGGGAGAGGACCAAAAGACATTAGACCAATTACATGTGAAGTCGGCCTTTTACCAAGAACCCACGGTTCTTCACTTTTCACACGAGGTGAAACACAGAGTCTCGGTATAGTAACGCTCGGTTCTCCTGCAGAAGAACAGATCATCGACACACTCGTTGAAGAAGGGACGAAAAGGTTCATACTTCACTATAACTTCCCGCCATTCTCGACAGGTGAAGTAAAACCGCTTAGAGGCACGAGCAGAAGAGAAATTGGACATGGTCATCTTGCTGAACGGGCGGTAAAAGCTATTATACCGTCAGAAGATGAATTCCCATACGTTATAAGGGTTGTATCTGAGATACTTGAATCTAACGGTTCATCGTCGATGGCAACTGTATGTTCCGCTTCATTAGCACTAATGGATGCAGGAGTTCCCGTGAAGAAACATGTTGCAGGAGTTGCGATGGGGTTGGTACTTGAAGGTGATAAGTCAGTTGTGCTTACAGATATTCTCGGGCTTGAAGACCACTGGGGAGATATGGATTTTAAAGTCGCGGGAACAAACGATGGTATAACAGCATTTCAAATGGACTGTAAAGTCTCTGGGGTTAGCGAAGAGCTTCTCAGAACGGCACTTTACCAAGCAAAAGAAGCAAGGATGTTCATCCTTGGTAAACTCTACGAAACAATATCTGAACCAAGGAAGGAGTTATCACCATATGCCCCAAGAATTAGTTGGTTCTATATTGACCCTTCAAGGTCTGGAGAATTGATCGGACCGGGTGGTAGGATTATAAAATCGATAATTAAGATGTTTGATGTAGAGATAGCTCTTGATGACGAGAGTGGAAAAGTAACAGTTAGTGGTGTTAACGCAGAGAAAGTCAATGAGGCCGTCGAATACATTAAAAACATGTTTAGAGATGTGAATGTTGGTGATGTATACGATGGAAAAGTAACGCGCGTTGAAAACTACGGTATATTCGTGGAAATCGCACCGGGTAAAACAGGTTTGACTCATGCGAGCAAGCTTGGTAATATGAAACCGAACGCGTTCAAAGTTGGCGACAGAATCAAGGTAGAAGTTGTAAGCATAGATGAGACTGGTCGTTTTCAACTAAGGAGGGTTGAATGA
- a CDS encoding M16 family metallopeptidase, which produces MIKIAENVYYYEIPGVRSATIAFIVGSGPVYEPDHLLGISHFIEHTVFRKTRKRTLKDIKFPIEEVGGSLNAWTDKEDTVYYAKVPSSYFKTAFDILREIVFEPYFIERNVELERKIILQEYYSDMEIPEQRLFNKFFDELIDGPHSKSVIGNEKTIKSITIDDIVQFHSEMYAPYNVKVLIAGHIDKKDLEYVKKKLDLSEGIRTTKQNSMLKPGIVYDKFQETQQMHFLFSHNGISLSDEENIYGAMVLKTLLGSGMSSVLFEQIRERKGLVYDISASHLQGKEWGVFLIYAATSIENSNALVSELFGLLKNLEITKKLFDYGKKRLLGYLELLTESTSSLISLYTQYLANDLRVKTLDEIIENVKAVDLEAVKKAYEKMISGQWSMTCVTPNEELSIGLEDIRV; this is translated from the coding sequence ATGATAAAAATAGCGGAGAACGTTTATTATTACGAAATCCCTGGTGTTCGTTCTGCAACAATAGCTTTCATTGTTGGCAGTGGTCCGGTTTATGAACCGGACCATTTACTCGGTATTTCTCACTTCATTGAACACACAGTTTTTAGAAAAACAAGAAAAAGAACACTGAAAGATATAAAATTTCCCATTGAGGAAGTTGGTGGAAGCTTAAATGCATGGACCGACAAAGAGGACACCGTTTATTATGCCAAAGTCCCATCATCGTATTTCAAGACAGCGTTCGATATTTTACGAGAAATAGTTTTTGAGCCTTACTTTATCGAAAGGAACGTGGAACTAGAAAGGAAGATCATCCTCCAAGAGTACTATTCAGATATGGAAATTCCTGAGCAGAGGTTGTTTAACAAATTCTTTGATGAACTGATAGACGGTCCACATTCAAAATCTGTAATCGGCAATGAGAAAACTATAAAAAGCATAACGATAGATGATATCGTACAGTTCCATTCCGAAATGTACGCACCCTATAACGTTAAAGTCTTGATAGCTGGTCATATAGACAAGAAAGATCTCGAATACGTTAAGAAAAAACTAGATCTCTCAGAGGGTATTCGAACTACAAAACAAAACTCTATGCTCAAGCCAGGAATTGTTTACGATAAATTTCAAGAGACACAACAGATGCATTTTCTTTTTTCTCATAACGGAATATCGCTTTCTGATGAAGAAAATATCTACGGAGCTATGGTTCTCAAAACACTGCTTGGAAGCGGTATGAGTTCTGTCCTTTTTGAACAGATAAGGGAAAGAAAAGGACTGGTTTACGATATAAGCGCTTCTCACTTACAAGGAAAAGAATGGGGAGTTTTCCTCATCTATGCGGCCACTTCAATTGAAAACTCAAATGCACTTGTTAGCGAGCTGTTCGGTTTGCTGAAAAACTTGGAAATTACTAAGAAGCTCTTTGACTATGGAAAGAAACGATTGCTTGGATATTTGGAGTTACTTACAGAAAGTACATCATCTCTCATTTCGCTTTACACACAATATTTAGCCAATGACTTAAGAGTTAAGACGTTAGATGAGATAATAGAAAATGTAAAAGCAGTAGATTTGGAAGCGGTAAAGAAAGCATATGAAAAAATGATATCTGGACAATGGTCAATGACGTGTGTTACGCCAAATGAAGAGCTGAGTATTGGACTGGAAGATATAAGAGTATGA